The Anopheles coluzzii chromosome 2, AcolN3, whole genome shotgun sequence genome window below encodes:
- the LOC120961290 gene encoding uncharacterized protein K02A2.6-like — MSVADYFDRLEWALQLNNIPKEKYADYARVHMGSELNNAFKFLITPKNPEEIPYEELRQILQRHFDQEKNKFVESIKFRNIRQQKGETIAQFVQSQQNSDIDVVQSLHCINNMPSVKKKMLNVKINGFPLTMELDTGAPCGIISETTLRKILPKYSLQPSDRQFSKGKYDSLFGRDWIAQFTNEINFRELFTSTVPVNVLSSIEPTREQAAQLSKLLEDFNNIFSDVPGMLVGPPAKVHLKPDTTPVFARARDVPLALRERYASEIDKKLASGFYEKVEVSEWASPTHIVIKKNGGIRITGNYKPTVNPKMLIDEHPIPKIEDIFNKMKGAALFCHLDVTDAYTHLPIDEDFRHILTLNTSTHGLIRPKRAVYGAANIPAIWQRRMETILQGLTNVVSFFDDVIVFAKDFEEMLAALNETLEQMRRNGLRLNRSKCIFATSSLECLGHRIDRHGLHKSDKHIKAIRDAPTPTKPEELQLFLGHVLYEMYCLPILLSGHKQQRRLTKT; from the exons ATGTCTGTCGCTGATTATTTCGACCGGCTTGAATGGGCGCTCCAACTCAACAACATTCCCAAGGAAAAATACGCCGACTACGCACGCGTACACATGGGGTCAGAGCTTAACAACGCCTTTAAGTTCTTGATAACGCCCAAGAATCCAGAAGAAATTCCATACGAAGAACTTCGCCAAATTCTACAGCGGCACTTCGACCAAGAGAAAAACAAGTTCGTGGAAAGTATCAAGTTCCGGAACATTCGACAACAGAAAGGAGAGACAATTGCCCAGTTT GTCCAGTCGCAGCAGAACTCCGATATCGACGTGGTACAATCGCTACATTGTATCAACAATATGCCGTccgtgaaaaagaaaatgcttAACGTGAAGATCAACGGGTTTCCCCTGACGATGGAATTGGACACCGGAGCACCATGCGGCATAATCAGCGAAACCACATTACGTAAAATACTGCCGAAATATTCGCTGCAACCGTCAGACCGCCAATTTTCAA AGGGGAAGTATGACTCGCTTTTCGGACGCGATTGGATAGCACAGTTCACAAATGAGATCAATTTTCGTGAACTGTTTACTTCAACTGTACCAGTAAACGTACTCTCAAGCATCGAACCAACTCGGGAACAAGCAGCTCAACTGTCGAAACTGCTCGAAGACTTTAACAATATCTTTAGCGACGTTCCAGGTATGCTTGTAGGGCCACCAGCGAAGGTACACTTAAAACCCGATACCACTCCGGTTTTTGCTCGAGCACGAGATGTACCACTCGCTCTTCGAGAACGCTACGCATCAGAGATCGACAAGAAACTTGCTTCCGGATTCTACGAAAAAGTTGAAGTTTCAGAATGGGCTTCACCGACCCATATCGTCATTAAAAAGAACGGAGGTATTCGGATAACCGGGAACTACAAACCGACTGTAAATCCCAAAATGCTTATCGACGAACACCCAATACCAAAAATCGAAGACATCTTCAACAAAATGAAAGGAGCTGCCCTGTTTTGCCACCTCGACGTAACGGATGCTTACACGCACCTTCCAATCGACGAAGACTTCCGGCATATTTTGACGCTAAACACATCGACACATGGACTGATCCGTCCAAAGAGAGCGGTGTATGGTGCTGCAAACATACCAGCTATTTGGCAGCGACGTATGGAGACGATCCTTCAAGGTTTGACCAATGTTGTCAGTTTTTTTGATGACGTCATTGTATTTGCGAAAGACTTCGAAGAGATGCTAGCAGCGCTGAACGAGACATTGGAGCAAATGCGACGAAACGGTCTTCGACTAAATCGTTCCAAATGCATCTTTGCGACATCATCCCTCGAATGCTTGGGTCATCGCATCGATCGTCACGGCCTGCACAAATCAGACAAACACATAAAAGCCATACGCGACGCTCCAACACCAACTAAACCAGAGGAACTACAATTATTTCTTG GGCACGTCCTCTACGAGATGTACTGCTTACCGATCCTTTTGAGTGGACACAAGCAGCAGAGAAGGCTTACCAAGACATAA